CCATTAAATGGGACCACTAGATCAGGGCATTTGGCGTTTCATTTAATGAATACTCGAACTGGCTCTAGGTTATCCGTTCAAGGTTGCAAGAGCAAGGTCAAGTGCGGGACTCTCAGCCAAAGTATTCTGGCGTCGTTGATTGCATCAAGAAAGTCTTCAGACAGGAAGGTCTAACTGGGTTCTATCGTGGCTGTGCTACAAATCTCCTACGAACAACTCCATCTGCTGTGATTACATTTACCAGTTACGAGATGATACATAGATTTTTGCTGCAACTCTCTCCTAAGGAGAAGCAGCATCCGAAACCTCACCCTAAACCCGATTCTGGAACCAAGTCTCAGAAGGGATCGACAAGCCCTGGAGAAAATGACACTTTAGACCAATCTGTAAACCCATCTAATGATAGAACTCGTCTTATTCCTTTGGATAATACAGATCATAAGCTCACTGCTAGGCATTAGTTCACCCATTTTATGTTATCAAAAGCTGAATTCATCTTCAATTTTGTTGTCAATAAAAAGCAACTGGAAGTTTCTGTTGTATGTGTATGTTGTTTTTTCAAGCTTTCATCATTGTTGGATGTACTAGACAAATTGATTTTTTCTGTAATGTTTCAGAAATCCCAAGTGATTTATCATTGCTATCTTTTTGGTGAATTTTGGCAGAAGTTCATTTCTATATCAGAAATCCCTTTACTAAAAAATTGTATTCCAAAATTATTACAACCCAAGTACATTTAACAGACGAGAAGTAAAATTATTACAGTGATTCTTTCTCATTTATATACATTCCTACCCTATTCTTCTCACACCATAAACATTACTTGCCAAAGTGGCCTCTCCATTATATTTTTCAGTTAGATATATCTTTGAGGAAAGCCAAGACCTCAGCCATGGAAGGCCTCATCTCCTTCTCGAGTTGCAGGCACCGGAATGCTATCTCCGCGACTGAGGTAGTCACCCCGGTGACTTGAGCATCGAGGTTATACCCAAGAGATGGATCGACCAGTTCATCAAACGCACCCCTCTGTATCCTAGTCAGCGCGAAGTTAGCCAAGTTGATCTCATGTATCTGCCTGCTTACATCTACAGCTGGCATGGATGAAATGAGCTCAACGAGGACAACACCAAAGCTGTAGACATCGCTCTTGTCTGTCACTTGATAGCACATATGGTACTCGGGGTCAATGTACCCCGGGGTCCCTCCGGGGACAGTGGAGATATGACTGGCATCGTACGGGAACAGCCTCGACAGCCCAAAATCAGCCACTTTGACATGAAAGTTTTCATCAAGTAATATGTTGTCCGTCTTGACATCACGGTGTATTATGTCCGACTTGTGGAGATAAGCCAGCGCGGTTGCAGTTTCTATGGCAATCCTCATCCTAATAGGCCATGTGAGGGGTGCTGCCTCGGCTCTCTCACCGTGTAGATGATCAGCTACAGTGCCATTGGAGACATACTCATACACGAGGAGAAGCTCCCTGCTTCTCCTAGAAGTGCAGCCATACAGACAGACAAGATTCGGGTGCCTTAAACCGGTAAGAATCTCGATCTCATTCATGAACTGCTCCACTCTTCTGCAGTTCTGCTCGTAGAGACGCTTTATTGCGACTTCTCTTCCATCTAGTAGCTTGCCTAGTACACAAAATGCAGCCTTTCTATTTATTAACACAAGATATCAACTAGTTGTATAACTATGTAAAGTAGTTGTCTTTAAATGTTGATTTCTTTCTTACCATAGTATACTGTCCCAAAACCTCCATCTCCGAGTTCTCTAGAAGGATCGAAGTTGTTGGTGGCTGCTTCAAGCTCTGTGTATGGGAAGATAGGGATGCCAAAGAAAGAGCTCCCACCATTGATGTCCGATTTTGAGGTGTCGAAGGATATGTTAGAGGAACGAATGTAGCCCGTACCGACCCTTTTCTTCAACAGCCAGATCATGTAGGAGATCAACAAGCATAGAATAAACAATAGTCCACCTCCAGATATGGCTGAGTACCAACAAAAAATTAGTGGTTTAGGTCTAGAAAGCTAAAGAGACAAAGACAAAGAGGAATGTGTGTTGAACTTTACCTAGTATCAGCACCAACCTACTACTGCCTGCAAACACATATTTTATAGCATAGAAAAGAATTTATACGTCAGATATGTAGATCAAATATACATCATCAGTTCTACCATACTACGCACACACAAATCAGCAACAACAAGAACATCATTTGTGCAGGTGTGAGCAAATTGTAATGATATACTGATACACCTCTCTTGCAGGGCTGATCAGTTGCTGAAAGCAATATGGAGTACATAACATAGCCATATGTATAAGATCACGAGAGAGAAAGCATATGTAAATGTAACAATACCTTCCTTGCAGTAGAAGTCGTTTATCCAGTTTCTAAAACACTGCCCTCCGCGACGGTGACATTGATAACAATCATGAGAGACATTAAACTCTAGTGTAAACTCTGGATTTAACTGATTTAAGTGGATTTTTGAACATTGATTGGGCTCCGTATTTATAGGTACTTGAATCATTGAACATTCTGAAGAATCGCGAGTTTCCTTTGGAGCAGTGAGATTGACACAGAACAGATTGAGGGGTATTTGGGAACAATTGTATGGATTTCCTCCAAAATGGGGGTTGTTACATGATAACAAGTTGAGATGAGGCGAGGcaattgtgagtgaagaaaaaggataTTTAGGGAGTCTGAGAAGGAAATAAGTCCCCTCCTTGAAGAGCTTTTGCAGCTGAGAGTAGCGAACAGACATGTTATTCTCCGAAAGCTGAAGCAGATCATAACGAAGGCCTTGAGCTTCTAGTTGAATTCTGGGAAGTCCATGTGTAGAATTGCAGCCATCAACCATGAACAATCCGCATTCGGGGTTCCGAATGTCGGTGAATGGGAATTTCAAGGTAAGGTTTCGGCAAGGGTAGGATTGTGGGCATTTGGAAAGGGTTGAGGTGATGATCAGACAGTGAAGTAGAGAGAGAATCAGATACTTGGGAAGCTTCATGCTGTGTATCTGTGCTTGCACAGCACATGTTGATGAATTGCTTTGAGCTGTTGCTGGAGTTGACTCCAGAGAAGACTAGGAAAAGCATTTCAACTGGTAATTGCCCAGAAATGTTGGACCTACGTGAACGTCTCATATGGGTTACTCCCAGTCTAGACTTTTCAATTTttcgattctctctctctatagcTGACGAGAGAAATCTGCAATGTGCATTTAGGTAATATTCACTCTTTTGCACTAGAGACAACTCATCCATAAATCGTGTGTGAATTTTCTAATTTGGCCCcacattataaattattaatctCTTCATTTCATCACAAATAGCTAATTACATTTGAGCACGAAAATCAAATAATGTgttatttatagataaaataggttgatgaaaattatttaagtactccctccgtcccgctattcaagtctcattttcttttttgggttgtcccaccgataatgtctcgtttcctaaaaaggaaataataaaGGGATGTTTAACATTAAATGAGATCACTAATTATCACACTAATTTCAATTTTAACCTACCGGACTTCAACCCACCATTTAATTTTCTCCCAATTCTTCTCCATTTGAGTCCGGCGACCAGGGCTCTGCCCTCTGTGCCTCGCCGGATCTGGATGCCGGATCTGTGCCTCGCCGCTCGTTTTCCGGTGACTAGGGCTCTGCCCTCTCCTGGCTTCCATCTACAAAGAgactctcggctctctctctctctctctctgcgcctCCACCCTCACCTTCTCCTCCGTCGCCTTCTCTCTGCTAGATGCTGGATCTGTCACTTCTCTCCCTCCGCCGCCCGTAttcgcctctctctcttccttctgCTAAACTCCGGTGCTCAGTGAAGCCACGACCGCCTCTCCTTCCACTCACAAATCCAGCACAGAGCCACCGCCATCGTCACCAACAGCAGCTCCCTCTCCCCTCTCCTCGGTCGAGCGACAGCAGTTCTTGTCGCCGCCCTCGGTCGCCCTTTTCCTCCCTCTGATCTCCTCCGCCTCTCACCTCTGATCTCCCCTGCCTCTGCAAAACCCTAACCCCTAATTTGGGTTGCAGATTTGGTTGAGAGAAATCGTTTGATTTCTGAGTTCGATTTGGGGCGAAGGAACAGCAACCCAATTTCTGCAATTTCGCCCAAATTTCTGCAAAtcgcccaatttctgaaaatttATGTTCATttaagaattttagttttttgtaatttcaatttttcattttcagaattttaattatttaggaatttttcattttcattagaATCATCAAATATTAACAATCCCTTAAtcacaaatttaaatatgtgGACCACACTCTTTATTCTACTTACTTCattcttcttaatctccgtgccgaaaagaaacgggacatgaatagcgggacgaagggagtattattttaaaagtaGGGGAAGtgtatttaatttgaaatttaaaagattttttttaaagtctAGAGGTAATCAATTCAGATTTTAAGAACTCTTTAAAAATTTGTTGGTATTCAATTATGACTTATAAATATCCATTGAAATCTCGTGATATTAAAAATTTGTAGGATTTTAATATGTCATGGACTCTATAGGATTCTAATGCCTTACACTATAAATACAAA
The genomic region above belongs to Salvia miltiorrhiza cultivar Shanhuang (shh) chromosome 5, IMPLAD_Smil_shh, whole genome shotgun sequence and contains:
- the LOC130986418 gene encoding LEAF RUST 10 DISEASE-RESISTANCE LOCUS RECEPTOR-LIKE PROTEIN KINASE-like 1.1, giving the protein MKLPKYLILSLLHCLIITSTLSKCPQSYPCRNLTLKFPFTDIRNPECGLFMVDGCNSTHGLPRIQLEAQGLRYDLLQLSENNMSVRYSQLQKLFKEGTYFLLRLPKYPFSSLTIASPHLNLLSCNNPHFGGNPYNCSQIPLNLFCVNLTAPKETRDSSECSMIQVPINTEPNQCSKIHLNQLNPEFTLEFNVSHDCYQCHRRGGQCFRNWINDFYCKEGSSRLVLILAISGGGLLFILCLLISYMIWLLKKRVGTGYIRSSNISFDTSKSDINGGSSFFGIPIFPYTELEAATNNFDPSRELGDGGFGTVYYGKLLDGREVAIKRLYEQNCRRVEQFMNEIEILTGLRHPNLVCLYGCTSRRSRELLLVYEYVSNGTVADHLHGERAEAAPLTWPIRMRIAIETATALAYLHKSDIIHRDVKTDNILLDENFHVKVADFGLSRLFPYDASHISTVPGGTPGYIDPEYHMCYQVTDKSDVYSFGVVLVELISSMPAVDVSRQIHEINLANFALTRIQRGAFDELVDPSLGYNLDAQVTGVTTSVAEIAFRCLQLEKEMRPSMAEVLAFLKDISN